Proteins encoded by one window of Cloeon dipterum chromosome 4, ieCloDipt1.1, whole genome shotgun sequence:
- the LOC135944313 gene encoding beta-galactosidase-1-like protein 2: MVSIRAFLFLSALLTINVMGQDPPTLYQYYTEGGISSGLETLTTRQFTLNGKPITLYSGSIHYYRVVPEYWRDRLKRMRSAGLNAIETYVPWNLHEPEIGTFDFGDGGNDFSPLLNITQFLKIAQEEDLFVILRPGPYICTEWDFGGLPSWLLRYPGIKVRTSDPIFTGHVKQFFDQLLAQVVDYQFTRGGSIIAVQIENEYGSFGAANVQTSYLEFIRDTYVEDGISELLFTCDSAVSSGTTGALPGYLMMANFNNNPAEQFDKLLELQPDKPLMSMEFWVGWFDHWWSNHDTGLNTDRLTTNLGIIFSYNASVNFYMFHGGTTFGFLNGANSKGSFPFYEADTSSYDYDAPLSEAGDYTTKFDIIKDMVAQDNQVSTLIPNPPPINAKTAYPTVAITEYLSFEQIIQQIPADLITQIETVTNMEALEINRGSGQSYGLIVYRKQIDIPPNAELQITGRIRDVAMVLVDGVQKTKRPEGDILSETFGYWTQENPNFTIIDPPAGTNTLDIVVENWARVNFGSPSDFEQKKGLFEGPVSVDGQVLSNLMAIPLEFKSKWVKNLTGWQPVEGAGQLQGPLMVRAKFQIQGTPTDTFLDMSAWSKGCIFVNGFNIGRFFLQGPQVTSYIPAPLLKQGENEIIVFEHYIPSTQIVFTAVPNLGRKKITN, from the exons ATGGTCTCTATcagagcatttttatttttatcggcTCTCCTGACC ATCAACGTGATGGGCCAGGATCCGCCGACTTTGTATCAATATTACACAGAGGGAGGAATATCCTCAGGGCTGGAGACCCTCACGACGAGACAATTCACTCTCAATGGGAAGCCGATAACCCTTTATTCAGGCTCGATTCACTACTACCGGGTTGTTCCTGAGTATTGGCGGGACAGACTAAAGAGAATGCGATCTGCTGGACTAAACGCCATAGAAAC TTATGTTCCTTGGAATCTGCACGAGCCGGAAATTGGCACATTTGATTTTGGAGATGGCGGAAACGATTTTTCGCCGCTGCTGAACATTacgcagtttttaaaaatcgctcAGGAAGAAGACCTATTCGTCATTTTGCGCCCGGGGCCGTACATTTGCACGGAATGGGACTTTGGCGGCCTCCCTAg CTGGCTTTTGCGCTATCCTGGAATTAAAGTCCGCACGTCAGACCCGATTTTCACTGGTCATGTCAAGCAGTTCTTTGACCAGCTTTTGGCGCAGGTTGTTGATTACCAATTTACTCGCGGTGGTTCAATCATCGCCGTGCAg ATTGAAAACGAATACGGTTCGTTTGGAGCTGCTAATGTTCAAACGTCATACCTCGAATTCATAAGGGACACCTACGTGGAAGACGGAATCAGCGAGTTACTTTTCACCTGCGACTCCGCAGTTAGCTCTGGAACAACAGGAGCTTTGCCAGgct acctGATGATGGCAAACTTCAACAATAACCCTGCGGAACAATTCGATAAACTACTGGAGTTACAGCCAGACAAACCACTTATGTCGATGGAATTCTGGGTTGGATGGTTTGATCACTGGTGGTCAAATCACGATACCGGACTTAACACTGACA GGCTTACAACAAACTTGGGTATTATCTTCAGCTACAACGCTTCGGTTAATTTCTACATGTTCCATGGCGGCACAACTTTCGGCTTTTTGAACGGCGCAAATTCCAAGGGAAGTTTTCCTTTCTATGAAGCAGACACATCTAGTTATG ACTATGATGCGCCTTTGAGCGAAGCAGGTGACTACACGACAAAATTCGACATTATTAAGGATATGGTAGCTCAGGACAACCAGGTTTCTACCCTGATTCCCAATCCTCCTCCGATTAATGCAAAAACCGCTTACCCAACTGTCGCCATCACTGAATACCTCTCCtttgagcaaataattcaGCAAATT CCCGCCGATTTAATCACACAAATTGAGACGGTGACTAACATGGAAGCGTTGGAAATTAATCGTGGAAGCGGACAAAGCTACGGACTGATCGTGTACAGAAAACAGATTGATATCCCACCAAACGCGGAACTGCAAATTACTGGACGCATCAGGGACGTGGCCATGGTCTTGGTTGACGGCGTACAGAAAACCAAGCGCCCAGAGGGAGATATCCTCTCAGAGACGTTTGGATATTGGACCCAAGA gaACCCGAACTTTACGATAATCGACCCGCCTGCTGGCACAAACACCCTAGATATAGTGGTCGAAAACTGGGCTCGAGTGAATTTCGGTTCTCCTTCAGATTTTGAACAGAAAAAGGGCCTGTTCGAAGGTCCTGTGAGCGTGGACGGTCAAGTGCTATCTAATCTTATGGCGATTCCACTGGAATTTAAGTCTAAATGGGTTAAAAA TCTTACAGGTTGGCAACCTGTTGAAGGTGCAGGACAATTGCAAGGGCCTCTGATGGTTCGAGCCAAATTCCAAATTCAAGGTACACCGACCGACACATTCTTGGACATGAGTGCTTGGAGCAAGGGCTGTATTTTCGTTAACGGCTTTAATATTGGACGCTTCTTCCTCCAAGGACCGCAAGTTACCAGCTACATTCCCGCTCCCTTGCTCAAACAGGGCGAAAACGag ATCATAGTTTTCGAGCACTACATCCCCAGCACCCAAATTGTATTCACGGCAGTGCCAAATTTGGGCAGGAAGAAAAtcaccaattaa